In Bacteroides cellulosilyticus, the genomic stretch AGAAACAGAAATTCGTGAGACGGCTACTTCTTTATGCAACTCAATAGAGTGGAATGCCTATACCGGCGGTAAGGATGTTTTGCATTGGCTGTGGTATTCGCAGGAGGATAAATTGTCTCTTGAGGTCAAGGGGTGGAATGAGTGTATGGAAACTTATTTGTTAGCTCTTGGCGCACCGGAAGCTCATTGTATCAGTCCGGAAGTTTATCAGTCCGGTTGGTTGAGTAATGGTAGCAAGGTGTATCCCAATCGGGATTTTTACGGCTATCCTTTGCCTTTAGGCAATGACTATGGCGGTCCTTTGTTCTTTGCCCATTATTCTTTCTTAGGCTTTAATCCGAGATTGATGCAGGATGAATTTGTTTATTATTGGAGACAAAATCAGGCGCATGCCCTTATTAACCGCCATTATTGCTTGAATACCGCTCCGGAAAAGTTTGCTTATACTGCACAGAACTGGGGACTTTCGGCTTGTTACGGTGCAGGAACTTCTACCGGCTACAAAGCCCGCTCACCGCTTAAAGACGATGGAGTGATTGCTCCTACCGCTGCATTGGCTTCCTATCCCTATGTGCCGTTTTATGCGACACAAGTTCTGATGAATCTGAATAAGAAGAAAGACGCTCATGGTGCTTATGGCTTTTGTGATTCGTATTCTCCTTCTGAGAATGCGTATGAGCGCAAGCACTTGGCTATTGACCAGGGACCGATTGTGGTGATGATTGAGAATTATCGTACCGGGCTGATTTGGAATCTTTTCATGAAAAGTGATTATGCGAAGCGTGCTCTGCAACGTGCCGGAATGGAGAGTCAGCCGAAGCATGAAGAAGGCTTCTATTTGCTACTGACCAGCCCGCAAGTGAAGTCAGTTGACTTGATGGCGCATCCTGATAGGGGAGCGTATGAGATTGATTTCTACTCTACTGTTGGCGGGAGTGCGAAATGCAGCCTGATAGATGCTGTCGGAAATAAAGTTGTGGAAAAGAACGTCTCGGTTTCCACTGGTGGAAATGTGTTCTCAATAGGTTATGATGAAATAAAGAGAGGAAAGGAATATCAGGTTGTGATTCTACTTCCTTCCGATAAAACTATAGAATTAGGAGTAGTATTACATTAAAATTGGGATTTATGAAACAATTATTGGTTATACTTGCATGCGTACTTTTGCTGAGTCCGGTTGCTTATGGGCAGGCGAAAGAGAAGTCATTGTCCGATGAAGAACTGATGACTCTGGTGCAGAAGCAAACTTTCCGTTACTTCTGGGATTACGGGCATCCGGTTTCGGGGTTGGCGCGCGAACGTAGCAATGGCAGTGATGATATTGTGACTATCGGTGGTTCGGGTTTCGGAGTGATGGCTATCATCGTCGGTGCGGAACGTGGTTTCGTCACCCGCGAGCAGGCGGCGGAACGTATGTTGAAGATTGTCCGCTTCCTGAGTGACAAGAGTACGGATAGTTATCACGGCATCTGGGCACACTGGATGGACGGGCAGACAGGAAAGACCGTCCCTTTCAGCCGGAAAGATGACGGAGCCGACTTGGTGGAGTCTGCCTTTATGTTCGAAGGTTTGCTGGCTGCACACCAATACTTTGACAAAGATACCCCGGTGGAAAGAAACATCCGGGGGCTTATCAACGGATTGTGGCGTCAGGCGGAATGGAACTGGTTCACCAATGGCGAAGACGTGCTTTACTGGCACTGGTCGCCTAATAACGGTTGGGCAATGAACCATCAGATTAAGGGGCATAATGAGTGTCACATCACTTATATCCTTGCCGCTGCTTCGCCCACCTATCCCATTGCGGAATCGGTGTATCATAAAGGATGGGCCAACTCCATCGTTTTCAGGAACGGCAAGCAGTTTTATGATATAACATTGCCTTTGGGAACTGATTTTGGCGGCCCGCTGTTCTTTACCCATTATTCCTATATGGGACTCGACCCGCGCGGATTGAAAGACCGTTATGCAGATTACGAGGAGCAGATGAAGGCTCATACTTTGATAAACCGTGCCTATTGCATCGACAACCCGAAGGGATACAAAGGATATAGTGCACAATGCTGGGGACTGACAGCCAGTGACGGGGATAAAGGTTATTCGGCCCATTGCCCCGGCAACGACCGTGGAGTGATTACTCCCACAGCTGCCTTGTCTTCCATCCCTTACGCGCCGGAATATTCGCTTCAGGCCATGCGCTACTTCTATGAAAAGTTGGGCGGTAAACTTTGGGGGGAGTATGGTTTCAAGGATGCTTTTAACCTGACGGAGAAATGGTTTGCACCTTCATATCTGGCCATCGACCAGGGACCTATTGTGGTGATGATTGAAAACTACCGCACGGGTCTGATCTGGAAGCTTTTTATGAGCCATCCGGACGTACAGAGCGGACTGAAGAAATTAGGGTTTACGTCCCCTTACTTAAAATAAATACAAGATACCATGAGAAAGATGTTTTTTAATAGTGTATTAGTTGCTTTCGTCCTGCTTGTCGCTTCGTGCGGCAGGCAGCCGGAAGCTAAGGTCGATGTCATGTCGTTCAACATTCGTTTGGACCACGTGGCGGATAGCTTGAACAACTGGAAGTACCGCAAGGATAATGCGGCAAAGATGATTGCCTACTACGCTCCCGATGTGGTGGGTATGCAGGAAGTCGTGAAGAACCAGTTGGACGATTTAAAGAACCGTCTTCCCCAATACACCGCTCTGGGCGTGGGGCGTGCGGATGGCAAGGAAGCGGGGGAATATTGCTCCCTTTTCTACAAGACGGACCGCTTTGAACTGATAAAGAACGGAAACTTCGGCCTGAGCGAAACTCCCGATACGATTGGAGTGAAGGGGTGGGATGCCGCTTGCGAGCGCATCGTGACCTGGGCTATCCTGAAAGATAAGGCCAGTGGCAAGAAACTGGCAGCTTTCAACACTCACTTCGACCACGTAGGGAAAGTGGCACGCCGTGAGAGTGCCAAGTTACTGCTTGCGAAGATGCACGAACTTGCAGAGGGACTGCCCGTAATCCTGACGGGCGACTTCAACGGAACAGTGGACTCGGAACCGATTACTATCCTCTCTGTGGGTGGAATGAAGAACGCCTATTCCGTTGCCTCTACAGTCTACGGTCCGGCATGGAGCTTCCACGACTTTGGACGCATCCCGGTTGAGAATCGCCAGTTGATTGATTTTATATTTGTCAATGGACAGGTGACTGCTGATAAGTTCCGGGTGATAGACGATAAACCGGATGACGGATATTTGTCAGACCATACCCCCATTATTGCCGGTCTGACGCTTCATTAATCGTTCATTTGATACAGGAACCTATGAAAGATAAACTCTCTTTAGGGCTTGTCCTGCTCCCTTTTGTTCCTTCGGCAACGCTGCAGGGACAGGAGCAAGACATCCAAAATGAACGCCCTAACATCATTTTCATCATGAGCGACGACCATGCCCGTCAGGCAATGAGCATTTACGGGCATCCCATCGGCAAGGTCGCTCCGACTCCGAATATCGACCGTATCGGACACGAAGGAGCGGTTTTCCAGAATAACTACTGCTGCAACTCCATTTCCGGTCCGAGCCGTGCCGCCATCCTTACGGGTAAGCATAGCCACAAGAACGGTTTCATGAAGAACTGGGCGAAAGGTTTCGACGGCGCGCAACAAACCTTGCCGAAGATATTGCAGGCAAATGGCTACGAAACCGCCATCATCGGCAAATGGCACCTTATTTCCCGCCCGACCGGGTTCGACCATTGGATGATTCTTGACGACCAGGGAGAATATTGCAATCCGCATTTCATTACGGAGAAAGATACCACCCGTCATCCGGGATATGTGACGGACCTGATTACCCGTTATACGGAAGAGTGGCTCGACGGTCGGAAAGATAAGAGCAAGCCTTTCTTCCTGATGATGCACCATAAAGCGGTGCACCGCAACTGGGTGCCTGCCGAGAGACATTATCATCTGTATGAGCACACCACCTTCCCGCTTCCCGATAACTATTTCGATGCTTACGAGGGGCGCTATGCCGCACAGATGCAGAAGATGAATATATATTGTGATATGTACGAGGGGCACGACCTGAAAATGGTTGCCGGCATGGACAGCGACAGCTTGCTGTTCGACCCCTGGCCGCATGCTTTCCTGGGGACTATGGAGCCGGATGAGCGCCGCCGCTTCCTCGATGCATATCGCGACCGTAATAATGAGTTCTACTCTAAGCAACGTTCTTTCAAAGAAGTGGCGGAGTGGAAATTCCAGCGTTACCTGCAAGATTATATGGGCGTTGTGGCAAGCGTGGACGAAAGTGTGGGAGAGATTCTGGACTACCTGAAACGTACCGGACTGGACAAGAACACAATAGTTGTCTACACCACCGACCAGGGCTTCTATCTGGGCGAGCATGGATGGTTCGACAAACGTTTTATGTACGAAGAGTCTTTCGGCATGCCGATGGTGATGCGCTGGCCAGGACACATCAAACCGGAAACCCAGGTGACCGGACTGACGCAGAACATTGACTTTGCACCTACCTTCCTGGATATGTGCGGCATTGAAGTTCCCCGGGATATGCAGGGTATGTCTTTCCGTCCGTTGGTGGAGAAGGGAAAAACGCCGCGTGACTGGCGTAAATCGCTCTATTATCATTATTATGAGTTTCCCGGCTTCCATAGCGTCCGTGCACACTATGGCGTGAAGATGGAGCGTTATAAACTGATGCACTTCTACGTGGATGACAAGTGGGAACTGTATGACTTAAAGACCGACCCGACCGAAATGCATAACCTGTATGGGAAAAAGGGCATGGAAAAGGTTACCGCCGAACTTATGGCTGAACTTGAACGTTTACAGAAGCAATATGATGTTCCCGGCGAACTGTGCAAATGAACGAACCCGATAAGAAATCAGAAATGAAGAATATGAAATACCTATTACTGACCGTAGCCTGCCTGATTGCATGGACTACCCTTCCGGCGCAGGATATGCGTCAGGATACCTACTGTAATCCTTTGAACATCGATTACACGTATATGATTTATAATTCCGACCGGGATATTTCCTACCGTTCGGGCGCCGACCCTGCAGTGGTGGAGTTCCGGGGAGAATATTATATGTTCGTTACCCGTTCGCATGGCTACTGGCGTTCGCGCGACTTGCTGAACTGGGAGTTTGTGCGCCCCGGAAAGAACTGGTATCCGCAAGGGTGTAATGCTCCGGCGGCACACAATTATAAGGATTCTGTGCTCTATGTAGCCGGTGATCCTTCCGGTTCTATGAGTATCCTGTATACCGATAATCCGGCTTCGGGCGATTGGGAAGCAACGCCAGCCATCCTGCACAACCTGCAGGACCCTGACTTGTTCATCGACGACGATGGCAAAGCTTACATGTTCTGGGGTTCATCCAACGTCTATCCCATCCGTGGTATGGAACTGGATAAGAACCACCGCTTCACGAAGAAGGGCGAGACGAAAGAGCTCTTTAACCTGGATATGCCCAAGCATGGCTGGGAGCGTTTCGGTGAGAACCATACGGACACTGTGCTGGGCGGATATATCGAAGGTCCCTGGCTGACGAAGCACAACGGGAAATACTATATGCAATACGGTGCACCGGGCACAGAGTTTAATGTCTATGCCGACGGTGTCTATGTGGCAGACCACCCGATGGGACCTTATACCTATCAGAAGCACAATCCCGTTTCCTATAAACCGGGCGGATATATGAATGGTGCCGGACATGGAAGCACCGTCCTTGGACCCAGCGGGCAGTACTGGCATTTTGCTTCGATGTCCCTCTCCATCAATGTGAACTGGGAACGACGCCTTTGTATGTTCCCTGCCGGGTTCGATAAAGACGGTATTATGTATTGCGACACCCGTTTCGGAGATTACCCTCGCTATGCACCTGCCGTTCCGGGTAAAGCCGGTGAGTTCAGGGGCTGGATGCTGCTTTCCTATGGCAAACCGGTCACAGCCTCCACCACAAAAGGGGAGTTCCAACCCTCTGCACTGACGGATGAACTCACCAAGACCTTTTGGCTGGCCGAAGCCAACGATGAGCGCCAATGGGTAATGATCGATTTGGAGAAGCCTGCCGATGTGTGTGCCATTCAGATTAACTATCATGACTATCAGAGTGACATGTACGGCCGTTACGAAGACCTCCGCCACCGTTACATCATTGAAGGCTCGCTGGACGGACAGGACTGGAAAGTGCTGGTGGACCGCAAAGAGAGCTATAAGGACACTCCGAATGATTATGTAGAACTGTCACTGCCCGAACCGGCACGCTATAT encodes the following:
- a CDS encoding glucoamylase family protein translates to MKLLHIFFVLPALFLFSCSDDGDGETIVVDKNDSTYAPDAVKKILDEEQHAAFRYFYDGADKNSGMALEGNERGTTITIGGSGFGMMAIIVGTERGWVTRAQGAEHVLKMARFLNGAERYKGVWAHWYNPQGESVPFGDQVETGDLVESSFMVAGLLTAIEYFKESNAVETEIRETATSLCNSIEWNAYTGGKDVLHWLWYSQEDKLSLEVKGWNECMETYLLALGAPEAHCISPEVYQSGWLSNGSKVYPNRDFYGYPLPLGNDYGGPLFFAHYSFLGFNPRLMQDEFVYYWRQNQAHALINRHYCLNTAPEKFAYTAQNWGLSACYGAGTSTGYKARSPLKDDGVIAPTAALASYPYVPFYATQVLMNLNKKKDAHGAYGFCDSYSPSENAYERKHLAIDQGPIVVMIENYRTGLIWNLFMKSDYAKRALQRAGMESQPKHEEGFYLLLTSPQVKSVDLMAHPDRGAYEIDFYSTVGGSAKCSLIDAVGNKVVEKNVSVSTGGNVFSIGYDEIKRGKEYQVVILLPSDKTIELGVVLH
- a CDS encoding glucoamylase family protein — translated: MKQLLVILACVLLLSPVAYGQAKEKSLSDEELMTLVQKQTFRYFWDYGHPVSGLARERSNGSDDIVTIGGSGFGVMAIIVGAERGFVTREQAAERMLKIVRFLSDKSTDSYHGIWAHWMDGQTGKTVPFSRKDDGADLVESAFMFEGLLAAHQYFDKDTPVERNIRGLINGLWRQAEWNWFTNGEDVLYWHWSPNNGWAMNHQIKGHNECHITYILAAASPTYPIAESVYHKGWANSIVFRNGKQFYDITLPLGTDFGGPLFFTHYSYMGLDPRGLKDRYADYEEQMKAHTLINRAYCIDNPKGYKGYSAQCWGLTASDGDKGYSAHCPGNDRGVITPTAALSSIPYAPEYSLQAMRYFYEKLGGKLWGEYGFKDAFNLTEKWFAPSYLAIDQGPIVVMIENYRTGLIWKLFMSHPDVQSGLKKLGFTSPYLK
- a CDS encoding endonuclease/exonuclease/phosphatase family protein codes for the protein MRKMFFNSVLVAFVLLVASCGRQPEAKVDVMSFNIRLDHVADSLNNWKYRKDNAAKMIAYYAPDVVGMQEVVKNQLDDLKNRLPQYTALGVGRADGKEAGEYCSLFYKTDRFELIKNGNFGLSETPDTIGVKGWDAACERIVTWAILKDKASGKKLAAFNTHFDHVGKVARRESAKLLLAKMHELAEGLPVILTGDFNGTVDSEPITILSVGGMKNAYSVASTVYGPAWSFHDFGRIPVENRQLIDFIFVNGQVTADKFRVIDDKPDDGYLSDHTPIIAGLTLH
- a CDS encoding sulfatase gives rise to the protein MKDKLSLGLVLLPFVPSATLQGQEQDIQNERPNIIFIMSDDHARQAMSIYGHPIGKVAPTPNIDRIGHEGAVFQNNYCCNSISGPSRAAILTGKHSHKNGFMKNWAKGFDGAQQTLPKILQANGYETAIIGKWHLISRPTGFDHWMILDDQGEYCNPHFITEKDTTRHPGYVTDLITRYTEEWLDGRKDKSKPFFLMMHHKAVHRNWVPAERHYHLYEHTTFPLPDNYFDAYEGRYAAQMQKMNIYCDMYEGHDLKMVAGMDSDSLLFDPWPHAFLGTMEPDERRRFLDAYRDRNNEFYSKQRSFKEVAEWKFQRYLQDYMGVVASVDESVGEILDYLKRTGLDKNTIVVYTTDQGFYLGEHGWFDKRFMYEESFGMPMVMRWPGHIKPETQVTGLTQNIDFAPTFLDMCGIEVPRDMQGMSFRPLVEKGKTPRDWRKSLYYHYYEFPGFHSVRAHYGVKMERYKLMHFYVDDKWELYDLKTDPTEMHNLYGKKGMEKVTAELMAELERLQKQYDVPGELCK
- a CDS encoding family 43 glycosylhydrolase yields the protein MKYLLLTVACLIAWTTLPAQDMRQDTYCNPLNIDYTYMIYNSDRDISYRSGADPAVVEFRGEYYMFVTRSHGYWRSRDLLNWEFVRPGKNWYPQGCNAPAAHNYKDSVLYVAGDPSGSMSILYTDNPASGDWEATPAILHNLQDPDLFIDDDGKAYMFWGSSNVYPIRGMELDKNHRFTKKGETKELFNLDMPKHGWERFGENHTDTVLGGYIEGPWLTKHNGKYYMQYGAPGTEFNVYADGVYVADHPMGPYTYQKHNPVSYKPGGYMNGAGHGSTVLGPSGQYWHFASMSLSINVNWERRLCMFPAGFDKDGIMYCDTRFGDYPRYAPAVPGKAGEFRGWMLLSYGKPVTASTTKGEFQPSALTDELTKTFWLAEANDERQWVMIDLEKPADVCAIQINYHDYQSDMYGRYEDLRHRYIIEGSLDGQDWKVLVDRKESYKDTPNDYVELSLPEPARYIRYRNIDVPTPNLAISELRVFGLGTGKAPQQPKKLTLDRLVDRRDIAIRWESVKGAQGYNVLWGIAPDKLYSSWMVYGKNDLLMKSLTTDQDYYFCVEAFNENGVSLRSEVKHVK